One Frankia alni ACN14a DNA window includes the following coding sequences:
- a CDS encoding STAS domain-containing protein has product MYVEVGVGDGWIESLSRERDEVLARWVERVAGDLRGRLSLPELQRELGEIYTALTTALASGGTDLRAEQFGELRALLADLSGGRARQGFTPRETAGTVFALKEAAAAVLEKRSVGYRDYVRFSEFVDELGLFTFETYVRTRDQVIVEQSNQLLELSTPVIKLWEGVLAVPLVGTLDSARTQLVMESLLEALVSTGSRHAIIDITGVGAVDTQVAQHLLKTVMAAQLMGADCIISGIRPQIAQTVVSLGIEFGEIVTKATLAEALALALRRDGFRFVRRAAGAEIR; this is encoded by the coding sequence GTGTACGTGGAGGTCGGGGTCGGGGACGGCTGGATCGAGTCGCTGAGCCGCGAACGGGACGAGGTGCTGGCTCGCTGGGTGGAGCGGGTCGCCGGCGACCTGCGGGGGCGGTTGTCGTTGCCGGAGCTGCAGCGTGAGCTGGGCGAGATCTACACCGCGCTGACCACCGCCCTGGCCTCCGGCGGCACCGACCTGCGCGCCGAGCAGTTCGGCGAGCTGCGCGCACTGCTCGCGGACCTGTCCGGCGGCCGGGCCCGGCAGGGGTTCACCCCGCGGGAGACGGCCGGCACCGTGTTCGCGCTCAAGGAGGCGGCGGCCGCCGTCCTGGAGAAGCGCAGCGTCGGCTACCGCGACTACGTGCGGTTTTCCGAGTTCGTCGACGAGCTCGGGCTGTTCACCTTCGAGACCTATGTCCGGACCCGGGACCAGGTCATCGTCGAGCAGTCCAACCAGCTGCTGGAGCTGTCCACCCCGGTGATCAAGCTGTGGGAGGGGGTGCTGGCCGTGCCGCTGGTGGGCACCCTGGACTCCGCCCGCACCCAGCTCGTGATGGAGAGCCTGCTGGAGGCGCTCGTCAGCACCGGCTCCCGGCACGCCATCATCGACATCACCGGGGTCGGCGCGGTCGACACCCAGGTCGCCCAGCACCTGTTGAAGACGGTGATGGCCGCCCAGCTCATGGGGGCGGACTGCATCATCTCCGGCATCCGTCCGCAGATCGCCCAGACGGTCGTGAGCCTCGGCATCGAGTTCGGGGAGATCGTCACCAAGGCCACGCTGGCCGAGGCGCTCGCGCTCGCGCTGCGCCGGGACGGTTTCCGGTTCGTCCGCCGGGCGGCCGGGGCCGAGATCCGCTGA
- a CDS encoding STAS domain-containing protein: MDRIPILKMGNLLLVSIQVDLHDQLALDLQDDLSERIVATGARGVLIDISALEIVDSFIGRMLSTIASLSRLLDAETVVVGMRPAVAITLVELGLYMPGVRTALTLEHGLALLGAEVRVSRSDEDEVDDADGEGEPGALAGQAAARAGLGGGEPAATGAARSGDGGRTGDR; the protein is encoded by the coding sequence ATGGACCGCATCCCCATCCTGAAGATGGGAAACCTGCTGCTCGTGTCGATTCAGGTCGATCTGCACGATCAGCTCGCCCTCGACCTGCAGGACGACCTGTCCGAGCGGATCGTGGCGACCGGCGCCCGCGGCGTGCTGATCGACATCTCCGCTCTGGAGATCGTCGACAGCTTCATCGGCCGCATGCTGTCGACGATCGCGTCGCTGTCGCGGCTGCTCGACGCCGAGACCGTCGTGGTCGGCATGCGTCCCGCCGTCGCGATCACCCTCGTCGAGCTCGGGTTGTACATGCCCGGGGTGCGCACCGCGTTGACCCTGGAGCACGGGCTTGCCCTGCTCGGCGCCGAGGTTCGGGTGAGCCGCTCCGACGAGGACGAGGTCGACGACGCAGACGGAGAGGGTGAGCCCGGCGCGCTCGCCGGCCAGGCCGCGGCGCGGGCCGGGCTCGGCGGGGGGGAGCCGGCCGCGACCGGCGCCGCGCGCAGCGGCGACGGGGGCCGGACGGGTGACCGGTAA
- a CDS encoding ATP-binding protein, whose protein sequence is MTGNPGGSLPGRELTGTDSQRHPIVSESDVVRVRQVVRTLAVAAKLSLVDQTKMVTAASELARNTLVYGGGGEMMIDLVDSGRRRGVRAVFIDTGPGIPDLDLALTEGWTSGSGLGLGLTGSRRLVDEFAIDSSPGVGTTVRVVKWSR, encoded by the coding sequence GTGACCGGTAACCCCGGTGGGAGCCTGCCCGGTCGCGAGCTGACGGGCACGGACTCGCAGCGCCATCCGATCGTCTCCGAGTCCGACGTCGTGCGCGTCCGCCAGGTGGTGCGGACGCTCGCCGTCGCTGCCAAGCTGTCCCTGGTGGACCAGACGAAGATGGTGACGGCGGCGAGCGAGCTGGCGCGCAACACGCTGGTCTACGGCGGCGGCGGTGAGATGATGATCGACCTTGTCGACAGCGGCCGGCGCCGCGGGGTGCGCGCGGTGTTCATCGACACGGGGCCGGGCATCCCCGATCTCGACCTGGCCCTGACCGAGGGGTGGACCAGCGGCTCCGGTCTCGGACTCGGGCTGACGGGCAGCCGACGCCTCGTCGACGAGTTCGCGATCGACAGCAGTCCGGGAGTGGGCACCACCGTGCGGGTCGTGAAGTGGTCGCGCTGA
- a CDS encoding ATP-binding protein yields MVALTTPGVFPRAEDVAWFGATDPSAAGAARRAAVTLAGRLGFPATRGAELGIAVTETMTNLVRHSDDGRLLLRVLRWDGDRTDLTTAVQFVAIDSGPGMADVSAAMRDGATSAGTLGVGLGAIARLSDDLDIHSTPGRGTAMVVTFRPTGRPGPRPGTPGPPGLPSGGLGAPRVAGLTRPITGETVCGDAYAVRATDAGLALLLCDGLGHGELAARAAREAVRIFLAAADPSGGPVELVRRIHQGISHTRGAAVAVAVLEPAAEVLRFAGLGNVAGVILSGARRSGLLSRPGIAGHQARGLSETRHPLPGDALVVLHSDGVGTRWNLADHPGVASHDPLLVAATILRDAGLRRDDASVVVAGPPQAAG; encoded by the coding sequence GTGGTCGCGCTGACCACGCCCGGCGTGTTCCCGCGGGCGGAGGACGTCGCGTGGTTCGGCGCGACCGACCCGTCGGCGGCCGGGGCGGCCCGGCGGGCGGCCGTCACGCTGGCCGGCCGGCTGGGTTTCCCCGCGACCCGCGGTGCGGAGCTCGGGATCGCCGTCACCGAGACGATGACCAACCTGGTCCGCCACTCCGACGACGGCCGCCTGCTCCTGCGGGTGCTGCGCTGGGATGGCGACCGGACCGACCTGACCACGGCGGTGCAGTTCGTCGCGATCGACAGTGGACCGGGCATGGCCGACGTCTCGGCGGCGATGCGCGACGGGGCGACGTCCGCGGGAACCCTCGGCGTCGGGCTCGGGGCGATCGCCCGGCTCTCGGACGACCTGGACATCCACTCGACCCCGGGCCGCGGGACGGCCATGGTCGTCACCTTCCGTCCGACGGGCCGGCCCGGGCCGCGCCCCGGCACGCCCGGGCCGCCCGGGTTGCCGAGCGGCGGGCTCGGTGCCCCGCGGGTCGCCGGCCTGACCCGCCCGATCACCGGCGAGACCGTCTGCGGCGACGCCTACGCCGTGCGTGCCACCGACGCCGGCCTCGCGCTGCTGCTGTGCGACGGGCTCGGGCACGGGGAGCTCGCCGCGCGGGCCGCCAGGGAGGCGGTGCGGATCTTCCTCGCGGCCGCCGACCCGTCGGGCGGCCCGGTCGAGCTCGTGCGGCGCATCCATCAGGGGATCTCCCACACCCGTGGCGCCGCCGTCGCGGTCGCGGTGCTGGAACCGGCCGCGGAGGTCCTGCGGTTCGCCGGGCTCGGCAACGTCGCCGGGGTGATCCTCAGCGGGGCTCGCCGGTCGGGCCTGCTCAGCCGGCCGGGCATCGCGGGTCACCAGGCTCGGGGCCTGTCCGAGACGCGCCACCCCCTGCCGGGTGACGCGCTTGTCGTCCTGCACAGCGACGGGGTGGGCACCCGCTGGAACCTCGCCGACCATCCCGGCGTCGCCAGCCACGACCCGCTGCTCGTCGCGGCGACGATCCTGCGCGACGCGGGCCTGCGTCGCGACGACGCCTCCGTCGTCGTGGCCGGTCCACCGCAGGCGGCGGGGTAG
- a CDS encoding ATP-binding response regulator, with the protein MGARHHGSPLPELATMRLDSEPDVFTARQLARAAGAAAGLDGPDQVRFATALSEIGREALAAGGARIDFVLRNPPALAVVLTADRVIPADAAGLVAAGRLVDLTVSPTGPAAGGAGGAGGAGGAGGAGGAPTVVTLAKPLAPGAVVDDARRTRLRQILAATVPLSPADELRVQNSELVSALAELRDNQNELLRLNAELEETNRGVLALYSQLSAELEETNRGVVALYGELDERGIALTRANEAKTRFLRSVSHELRAPVNSVLGLARLLLDPAGDSLTDEQRRQVELILASTKDLLTLVNDLLDLSKAESGRLEPALEQVDIRAVLAHLDGSLRPLATRPGVELVIEEDGEVGPLYTDETLLGRVLRNLVGNALKFTEHGEVRVTAARTGDAGDTVTFVVRDTGIGISAEDVEQVFEEFYQARSHLHARTRGTGLGLPYARRVCELLGGRLDLVSELGRGSTFTVTLPRDADVCHQADAEEGADSPLTPGEAPVRVSTALVVDDDPAFRMTMRRLLADRADRVLEAGDGHEALAALHADPPDVVFLDLMLPGLDGGEVMSTMGADPALRDIPVVIVTWSDHDTRRGRGPGSAVAVLAKLTLSQRAIDAVLARVDALRP; encoded by the coding sequence ATGGGGGCGCGGCACCACGGCAGCCCGCTGCCGGAACTGGCCACCATGCGGCTGGACAGCGAACCGGACGTGTTCACCGCCCGCCAGCTCGCCCGGGCGGCAGGCGCCGCCGCCGGGCTCGACGGGCCGGACCAGGTCAGGTTCGCCACCGCGCTCAGCGAGATCGGTCGGGAGGCGCTGGCCGCGGGCGGCGCGCGGATCGACTTCGTCCTGCGTAACCCCCCGGCGCTGGCGGTCGTCCTGACGGCCGACCGGGTCATCCCGGCGGACGCGGCCGGCCTGGTCGCCGCCGGCCGCCTCGTCGATCTCACCGTCAGCCCGACCGGGCCCGCGGCGGGCGGTGCGGGCGGTGCGGGCGGTGCGGGCGGTGCGGGCGGCGCGGGCGGTGCCCCGACGGTCGTCACCCTCGCGAAGCCGCTCGCGCCGGGGGCCGTCGTCGACGACGCGCGGCGCACCCGACTACGGCAGATCCTCGCCGCCACCGTCCCGCTCTCCCCGGCCGACGAGCTGCGCGTGCAGAACAGCGAGCTGGTCAGCGCGCTGGCGGAGCTGCGGGACAACCAGAACGAGCTGCTCCGTCTGAACGCGGAGCTGGAGGAGACCAACCGCGGCGTCCTGGCGCTGTACAGCCAGCTCTCCGCCGAGCTGGAGGAAACCAACCGCGGGGTGGTCGCGCTCTACGGCGAGCTCGACGAGCGGGGCATCGCCCTCACCCGCGCGAACGAGGCCAAGACCCGGTTCCTGCGTAGTGTCAGCCACGAGCTGCGGGCCCCGGTCAACTCGGTGCTCGGCCTCGCCCGCCTGCTGCTCGACCCGGCCGGCGACTCCCTCACCGACGAGCAGCGCCGGCAGGTCGAGCTGATCCTCGCCAGCACGAAGGATCTGCTCACCCTGGTCAACGACCTGCTCGACCTGTCGAAGGCCGAGTCCGGCCGGCTCGAACCGGCCCTGGAGCAGGTGGACATCCGGGCCGTGCTCGCGCACCTCGACGGCTCGCTGCGGCCGCTGGCCACCCGGCCGGGCGTCGAACTCGTCATCGAGGAGGACGGTGAGGTCGGCCCGCTGTACACCGACGAGACGCTGCTCGGTCGGGTGCTGCGCAACCTCGTCGGCAACGCGCTGAAGTTCACCGAGCACGGCGAGGTGCGGGTAACCGCCGCGAGGACGGGTGACGCCGGGGACACCGTGACGTTCGTCGTGCGGGACACGGGGATCGGCATCTCGGCGGAGGACGTCGAGCAGGTGTTCGAGGAGTTCTACCAGGCACGCAGTCATCTGCACGCCCGTACGCGGGGCACGGGCCTGGGACTGCCCTACGCGCGCCGGGTGTGCGAGCTGTTGGGCGGGCGCCTGGACCTGGTCAGCGAGCTCGGCCGTGGCTCGACGTTCACCGTGACCCTGCCCCGCGACGCGGATGTCTGCCACCAGGCCGACGCAGAGGAGGGCGCGGACTCGCCGCTGACCCCTGGCGAGGCACCGGTCCGGGTGAGCACCGCCCTCGTGGTCGACGACGATCCGGCCTTTCGAATGACGATGCGCCGGCTGCTGGCCGACCGGGCGGATCGCGTCCTGGAGGCCGGCGACGGCCACGAGGCCCTCGCGGCGCTGCACGCGGACCCACCCGACGTCGTCTTCCTGGACCTGATGCTGCCGGGGCTGGACGGCGGCGAGGTGATGTCCACGATGGGCGCCGACCCGGCGTTGCGCGACATCCCGGTCGTCATCGTCACCTGGAGCGACCATGACACGCGCCGGGGTCGCGGTCCCGGCTCGGCCGTCGCCGTCCTGGCGAAGCTGACGCTGAGCCAGCGGGCCATCGACGCCGTGCTCGCCCGCGTCGACGCGCTGCGGCCGTGA
- a CDS encoding PP2C family protein-serine/threonine phosphatase, whose translation MTVERASVLVVDDSVSKRYVLGSWLRRAGYEVFEASSGEEALREVRDHVPDLVVLDVHLPDLSGIEVCRRIKRDRESAGVPVLHVSAIAVDAGDRSIGLDEGADAYLVDPIEPREFLSTVGALLRQSRRYAEEHRIALTLQRSLLPATLPDLAGLRVAARYHASAAQAEVGGDFFDAFDTPDGEAFVVIGDVQGHSLGAAIIMAELRYALRAYAFDGHRPAAVLDRLNRLMLLSHPEATATVCILTFPPDRSRVTIVNAGHLPPLLIGPDRLSYWEAGAGVLLGVDAGAQIADTMPLPAGSRLLLFTDGLVERRSEPIEVSLATLASSVAAAHGLGGGTGPRRARRSITDVADGLLAAADGAADDVALVLVEAIGPD comes from the coding sequence GTGACCGTCGAGCGCGCCAGCGTCCTGGTCGTGGATGACAGTGTCAGCAAACGCTACGTGCTCGGCAGCTGGCTGCGTCGGGCCGGCTACGAGGTGTTCGAGGCATCCTCCGGCGAGGAGGCGCTGCGCGAGGTGCGCGACCACGTCCCGGATCTGGTCGTGCTCGACGTGCACCTGCCCGACCTCAGCGGCATCGAGGTCTGCCGGCGGATCAAACGGGACCGCGAGTCCGCCGGCGTTCCGGTGCTGCACGTGTCCGCGATCGCGGTCGACGCCGGCGACCGCAGCATCGGCCTGGACGAGGGTGCCGACGCCTACCTCGTCGACCCCATCGAGCCGCGCGAGTTCCTCTCCACCGTGGGCGCGCTGCTGCGCCAGTCCCGCCGCTACGCCGAGGAACATCGCATCGCGCTCACCCTGCAGCGCAGCCTGCTGCCGGCGACCCTGCCCGACCTCGCCGGCCTGCGGGTGGCGGCCCGCTACCACGCCTCCGCCGCCCAGGCCGAGGTCGGCGGGGACTTCTTCGACGCCTTCGACACGCCCGACGGCGAGGCCTTCGTCGTCATCGGCGACGTCCAGGGCCATTCGTTGGGTGCGGCGATCATCATGGCCGAGCTGCGCTACGCGTTGCGGGCCTACGCGTTCGACGGACACCGGCCGGCGGCGGTGCTGGACCGGCTCAACCGGCTGATGCTCCTGTCTCACCCCGAGGCGACGGCGACCGTGTGCATCCTCACCTTCCCGCCCGACCGGTCCCGGGTGACGATCGTCAACGCCGGGCACCTCCCCCCGCTGCTGATCGGACCGGATCGGCTGTCCTACTGGGAGGCCGGCGCCGGGGTCCTGCTCGGCGTCGACGCCGGCGCCCAGATCGCGGACACCATGCCCCTGCCCGCCGGTAGCCGCCTGCTGCTGTTCACCGACGGCCTGGTGGAACGGCGCTCGGAGCCGATCGAGGTCAGCCTCGCCACGCTCGCGAGCTCCGTCGCGGCGGCGCACGGCCTCGGTGGCGGCACCGGGCCGCGCCGCGCCCGGCGGTCCATCACCGACGTCGCCGACGGCCTGCTCGCCGCCGCCGACGGCGCCGCCGACGACGTCGCGCTCGTCCTCGTGGAAGCCATCGGCCCCGACTGA
- a CDS encoding transglycosylase domain-containing protein produces MALTAGALGVVVALLSLPFVGAVGLFAKGSADHFLGLPSELVTPPLPQSSTILASDGSVIATLRGAENRIVVPGSAIPKIMREAIVSIEDARFYEHGGVDPQGVVRAALRNSEAGGVAQGGSTLTQQYVKNVLLQNARTTQEREVAAGDSLDRKIQELRYALDIEKRFSKDEILERYLNIAYFGDGAYGVGTAAEHYFGVPISQVTLEQAALLAGLVQSPSRYNPAAHPQAALVRRNTVLDKMAENKYVSPTQADAAKQMPLNVVPAPPPAADSCETSTAPFFCDYVRAQLRASPALGTTVEERNRRIYEGGLVIRTTLDPLVQQAAQDAVNSTIAPDNRVSATEVVIQPGTGNILAMAVNRVYGSNAGLNQTVVPLPTNATFQPGSTFKTFVLAAALEQGYGTSTAFYSPACYVSPKFPLDRGEGDCAKGFSNSDPAEAGIYDIPRGTWDSVNTFYVQLAEKTGIGPVMEMAKRLGVAPPEADKIGPTDGATAIGGGRYMYVSPLQMADAYATIAGGGLRCAPRFATGAVDSSKDPIDVARPPQCEQVLAKGVADTVTSVLAGVPINGTGTNAAIGRPSAGKTGTTDEFSAAWYVGFTPQMTAAVSVGDPTGAESHPLRNVVADGRTWSRVFGGDLPAIIWGKSMRAALANQPVVALPGADPTVAHGTKGGLQNTPPPPPAPAPGQGLGDLLQNLGQQVMPGVFGQPQARSAPLGQNGTQQAGPNGRDNGAGQPNGGQPNGGQPNGGPQNGGPQNGQNRGGR; encoded by the coding sequence ATGGCGCTGACGGCAGGCGCGCTCGGCGTGGTCGTCGCCCTGCTGTCGCTGCCGTTCGTGGGGGCGGTCGGCCTGTTCGCCAAGGGCAGCGCGGACCACTTTCTCGGGCTGCCGAGCGAACTGGTCACCCCGCCGCTGCCGCAGAGTTCGACGATCCTCGCCAGCGACGGCTCGGTGATCGCGACGCTGCGGGGCGCCGAGAACCGCATCGTCGTCCCGGGCAGCGCCATCCCGAAGATCATGCGTGAGGCGATCGTCTCCATCGAGGACGCCCGCTTCTACGAGCACGGCGGGGTCGACCCGCAGGGCGTCGTGCGGGCGGCACTGCGCAACAGCGAAGCCGGCGGGGTCGCCCAGGGTGGATCGACGCTGACCCAGCAGTACGTCAAGAACGTGCTGTTGCAGAACGCCCGCACGACCCAGGAGCGTGAGGTGGCCGCCGGCGACTCACTGGACCGCAAGATCCAGGAGCTCCGCTACGCCCTCGACATCGAGAAGCGATTCTCCAAGGACGAGATCCTCGAGCGCTACCTGAACATCGCCTACTTCGGCGACGGCGCCTACGGCGTCGGCACGGCCGCCGAACACTACTTCGGGGTGCCCATCTCCCAGGTCACCCTCGAGCAGGCGGCCCTGCTCGCCGGGCTGGTGCAGAGCCCGTCGCGGTACAACCCGGCCGCGCACCCGCAGGCGGCGCTGGTCCGGCGCAACACCGTGCTCGACAAGATGGCGGAGAACAAGTACGTCTCGCCGACACAGGCGGACGCGGCGAAGCAGATGCCCCTGAACGTGGTGCCGGCCCCACCGCCGGCCGCGGACTCCTGCGAGACGTCCACCGCGCCGTTCTTCTGCGACTACGTCCGCGCGCAGCTGCGGGCCAGCCCGGCGCTCGGCACCACCGTCGAGGAACGCAACCGGCGCATCTACGAGGGCGGCCTGGTGATCCGCACCACCCTGGACCCGCTGGTCCAGCAGGCGGCGCAGGACGCGGTGAACTCGACGATCGCCCCGGACAACCGGGTGTCGGCGACCGAGGTGGTCATCCAGCCGGGCACCGGCAACATCCTCGCGATGGCGGTCAACCGGGTGTACGGGTCGAACGCCGGCCTCAACCAGACGGTGGTGCCGCTGCCCACGAACGCGACGTTCCAGCCCGGGTCGACGTTCAAGACGTTCGTGCTCGCCGCCGCCCTGGAGCAGGGCTACGGCACGTCGACGGCCTTCTACTCGCCGGCCTGCTACGTCAGCCCGAAGTTCCCGCTCGACCGCGGCGAGGGCGACTGCGCCAAGGGTTTCTCGAACTCCGACCCGGCCGAGGCCGGCATCTACGACATCCCCCGTGGCACCTGGGACTCGGTGAACACCTTCTACGTGCAGCTCGCGGAGAAGACCGGCATCGGCCCGGTGATGGAGATGGCCAAGCGGCTCGGCGTCGCTCCCCCGGAGGCCGACAAGATCGGGCCGACGGACGGGGCGACCGCCATCGGCGGCGGTCGGTACATGTACGTCTCGCCGCTGCAGATGGCCGACGCCTACGCGACGATCGCCGGCGGCGGCCTGCGCTGCGCGCCGCGGTTCGCCACCGGGGCCGTGGACTCCAGCAAGGACCCGATCGACGTCGCCCGCCCGCCGCAGTGCGAGCAGGTGCTGGCGAAGGGGGTCGCCGACACGGTGACCAGCGTGCTGGCCGGCGTTCCGATCAACGGCACGGGGACCAACGCCGCGATCGGCCGTCCCTCGGCCGGCAAGACCGGCACCACCGACGAGTTCTCCGCCGCCTGGTACGTCGGTTTCACCCCGCAGATGACCGCGGCGGTGTCCGTCGGCGACCCCACCGGCGCCGAGTCCCACCCGCTGCGCAACGTCGTCGCGGACGGTCGGACCTGGTCACGGGTCTTTGGTGGTGACCTGCCGGCGATCATCTGGGGCAAGTCGATGCGGGCGGCACTGGCCAACCAGCCGGTGGTCGCGCTGCCCGGCGCCGATCCGACGGTGGCCCACGGCACCAAGGGCGGTCTGCAGAACACCCCGCCGCCCCCGCCCGCACCGGCGCCGGGCCAGGGCCTCGGCGACCTGCTCCAGAACCTCGGCCAGCAGGTCATGCCGGGCGTCTTCGGTCAGCCGCAGGCCCGCAGCGCCCCGCTCGGCCAGAACGGCACGCAGCAGGCAGGCCCGAACGGCCGGGACAACGGCGCCGGCCAGCCGAACGGCGGGCAGCCGAACGGCGGGCAGCCGAACGGCGGGCCCCAGAACGGTGGACCCCAGAACGGTCAGAATCGGGGCGGCCGCTAG
- a CDS encoding MerR family transcriptional regulator, with protein sequence MRGREGAAPPRREDSFVRHVLERLRQRVQLRPEQRLPIARAAAVLDTTPRMLRYRESLGLLVPARSPGGHREYGERELLAAAYADELERRYQVSPSDLAFAVRVLAEAEVAADVRRLGQLTRRIPPSPPVAALDFEAQKGRRLLRMPGPAGPGGPGGPGGPGPWEPHSLNGR encoded by the coding sequence GTGAGAGGCCGGGAGGGTGCCGCCCCACCCCGCCGGGAGGACTCGTTCGTGCGGCACGTGCTGGAGCGACTACGTCAGCGGGTCCAGCTCCGGCCCGAGCAGCGGCTCCCCATCGCGCGGGCCGCGGCGGTGTTGGACACCACACCGCGCATGCTGCGCTACCGCGAGTCGCTGGGCCTGCTCGTGCCCGCCCGCTCCCCCGGCGGTCACCGCGAGTACGGCGAGCGCGAGCTGCTCGCCGCCGCCTACGCCGACGAGCTGGAGCGGCGCTACCAGGTGAGCCCCAGCGACCTGGCCTTCGCCGTGCGGGTGCTGGCCGAGGCGGAGGTCGCCGCCGACGTCCGCCGGCTCGGGCAGCTCACCCGGCGCATCCCGCCGTCCCCGCCGGTCGCCGCCCTCGACTTCGAGGCGCAGAAGGGCCGCCGGCTGCTGCGCATGCCGGGCCCGGCCGGACCCGGCGGACCCGGCGGACCCGGCGGACCCGGACCATGGGAGCCCCACTCCCTTAACGGTCGCTAA
- the ahcY gene encoding adenosylhomocysteinase, giving the protein MSDLADLPELLPEPSDRPDAGLPRHDVADLALAAQGRSRIDWADRAMPVLRQIRERFAAERPFAGVRIAACMHVTTESANLMRALAAGGAQVTLCASNPLSTQDDTAAALVAEYGIATFARNGIDRDGYYAHIGAALDAAPHYVFDDGCDLVNILHTERTDVLAGVRAGCEETTTGVIRLRQMAAAGALRFPMVAVNDTDTKHMFDNRYGTGQSTLDAIFRATNTLLAGRTVVVAGYGYCGRGVASRAKGLGAAVIVTEIDPTKALDAAMDGFRVMPMGAAAPLGDVFITVTGNRDVVRREHFAVMRDGAILANSGHFDIEIDIVALAELAVEVPRRVRPSTDEYVLADGRRLLLLAEGRLVNLAAAEGHPAAVMDMSFADQALTAEWLHTAGRELTPGVYDVPTAIDKDVARMKIETMGIGIDTLTPAQVEYLSSWEHGS; this is encoded by the coding sequence ATGTCCGATCTGGCCGACCTCCCCGAGCTGCTGCCCGAACCCTCCGACCGTCCCGACGCCGGGCTGCCGCGCCACGACGTCGCCGACCTGGCCCTCGCCGCCCAGGGCCGATCCCGGATCGACTGGGCCGATCGGGCGATGCCCGTGCTGCGCCAGATCCGGGAGCGCTTCGCCGCCGAACGCCCCTTCGCCGGGGTGCGCATCGCGGCCTGCATGCACGTCACCACGGAGTCGGCGAACCTCATGCGGGCGCTGGCGGCCGGCGGCGCGCAGGTCACGCTGTGCGCGTCGAATCCGCTGTCCACCCAGGACGACACGGCCGCGGCGCTCGTCGCCGAGTACGGCATCGCCACGTTCGCCCGCAACGGCATCGACCGCGACGGTTACTACGCCCACATCGGTGCCGCCCTCGACGCCGCGCCGCACTACGTCTTCGACGACGGCTGCGACCTGGTCAACATCCTGCACACCGAGCGCACCGACGTGCTCGCCGGCGTCCGCGCCGGCTGCGAGGAGACGACCACCGGGGTGATCCGGCTGCGGCAGATGGCCGCCGCCGGAGCGCTGCGCTTCCCCATGGTGGCGGTCAACGACACCGACACCAAACACATGTTCGACAACCGCTACGGCACCGGTCAGTCGACCCTGGACGCGATCTTCCGGGCGACGAACACGCTGCTGGCCGGCCGTACGGTCGTGGTGGCCGGCTACGGCTACTGCGGCCGGGGGGTGGCATCGCGGGCCAAGGGCCTCGGCGCCGCGGTGATCGTGACCGAGATCGACCCGACCAAGGCGCTGGACGCGGCCATGGACGGCTTCCGGGTCATGCCGATGGGCGCGGCGGCCCCCCTGGGCGACGTCTTCATCACCGTCACCGGCAACCGGGACGTCGTGCGCCGGGAGCACTTCGCGGTGATGCGCGACGGCGCGATCCTCGCGAACTCCGGCCACTTCGACATCGAGATCGACATCGTCGCCCTCGCCGAGCTCGCCGTCGAGGTGCCACGTCGGGTGCGACCCTCGACCGACGAGTACGTCCTCGCCGACGGGCGCCGGCTGCTGCTGCTCGCCGAGGGTCGCCTGGTGAACCTGGCCGCTGCCGAGGGGCACCCCGCCGCGGTGATGGACATGTCCTTCGCCGACCAGGCGCTGACCGCGGAGTGGCTGCACACCGCCGGGCGGGAACTCACGCCGGGCGTCTACGACGTCCCCACCGCGATCGACAAGGACGTCGCCCGGATGAAGATCGAAACGATGGGCATCGGGATCGACACCCTGACTCCGGCGCAGGTCGAGTACCTGAGCTCCTGGGAGCATGGATCCTGA